The DNA sequence GTATACTCTAGTTTTTATATAAATCCATTAATCATTGGTAACTAAATGCTGGAATGTGACAATTGGTTCAGGTTATCCAGCATGACGCTTGCCTCCATATGACATTTTCTATTCAAGGCTGTTGTATGTCATGTTTCATTCGACCTTTTCGCATGACTTTGATATTGGAGAAAATAATCCTTGATTTTGCTATGATATTAatataagaagaagaagataattaAAAGGTTCACCCATACATCATCTACTCAGCTCACTTATAcatcattttcatatattttttcttttattttattttatgtataaataattaaatactccctccgtccccttaGAAGtaaaacgttttccttttttgagttgtcccattaaaaatgaaacgtttcctaaaatggaaacaacatcatctctctattttctctctcttactttactctctcttcattaactcacaaaacaacactatataaaatgtcgtgccgaaaagcaaacatttcatatttattgggacggagggagtataatataatatttatatatatatatatatcaatttcggtataccgtgataTACCGACGGTATAGGTAAATTTATACCTCGTACCGAaagatttcggtaaggtatcataccataTGAAAATTGCAGTATACCGAAAAGTCAGTATTTTTTGGAATTTCCGATACGATAAGTGCGgtgttttagtattttttttccatccCTAATCATGGTTACATGTAGAACTCAGTTCTGTATTATTTGAGGTCAAGTTTAATGGCTAAAAATGGGTTGTTGGATTAGAACTTTATAAAAGTCACATAATGTAATTGACATGTTTACGGGTTGTTGACTCAATActcataaatcataattaaGAAAGTCTAATAATATTATcaacataaatatataaataaccaTATGCTCTGTTCTTCAGATATAAAAATCTATAGATTATTAGAACACTCACATAGGGGCGCTGTCCCGCCGCTGTGCGGACGGTGCCCTCGACGGCACCTATTGCGCGAGAGCCGACGGACGGCGATCTGCTGGTGCCCAGGGAAGGGCATGGGCGTGGGGCGGACGGTGCTCTCTCGGCGCCTATTGCACACCGAACAACCGCCAACCTGGCGCAGTCggcatatttgtttttttaagtaataactgataatattaaatatgagattattcattatttatttaataacaaGTATATATTGTGACACTATAGAATATAGATAATACAGATGAacacaatttatttttatttgcataCGTATAATACAGTGTCAAATTGTATGCTTATAGTAGTATGATCTAACATCTGTGTTAGTATGCTAATATGTTATGATATTACATAAATAATgctaatgataaaataatattaattggCGGACGCTAACGGCAACTTGGAgagatttataattttcagGTTTTTGTCTTTAATTCAGATCATGTTTGTAATTGatttataaaacaaattaaagttGAAACTAATATTCACACTATCTTAAAGTGGGTAAGAAGGGTAATAGAGGAAAGATATTTAAGCATTAAATGAAGCTATTAATTACATAACTTATATTGTACTTACTAATATGTCCTTTACAGCCAGATATGTTATGGCCAGATAGATTTACTGTTATGAAATTAGCACTATAGTCTTAAGATAATAAAAGAATGAATGGATTAAGAGTCAGAGAGAGCATTTTATTGATCAATAAAGGCCAAAAAACCTCATTCAGCAGAACAAAACTGAGAGCAACCATAACTACTGGTTGGATGCAAGGGAAGGGAACAACGGGATGGACTGAAGTACCAGCTTCCGGCTGCTCCTCGGACCAGTCAACGTCTGAGGCGGAGTAACTCTCTTCCTGTTAGGCgaccctcctcctcctcctcctgcaAGAAAATGTGGCATCTCGTCTCCCCCCTCAAGATGCGGCCTCCATTTTGGCGCTGGTGGTGGAAATGCTAAACTCGAGTTTCCAAAGCCAGAATATGAGCTGCTGGGAGGAACATAGGCTCTAGGAGGCCTCTTCCTTTGATCAAGTTCATCGTGAATTGAAGCCTTGTAGCTGTCGAGTGCAGCCTTCTCAGTAGTGTCGTTTTCATCTTCTACGTCCTCGTGCTCTGCTGATGCACACGAACCTGATACATTATGCGTATAACGAAACAAGTTTGCCAAGAAATATATGGAATTAAGAAGAGGGATGAGTTTAGGCTCACCGTCTTTTCTGCCAAACGCGTTCTTACATCCTTCGCATCTGCAGTTTATGGAGCATCCGACACCTCCCTTGAAAGGGTTAAAGGCTCACTATCAAGACAAAAAAGGGGGGAAACAACAGATATACAACAAGTAGGGGAAGATAACCAACTTGATAGCATTCACAGTATTTCTTGAGGCAGCCGGATTTCTTGCAGTTGCATCCTCTTTTATGGCGAGCAGAAGCAGGAGTGTTGGCGAAGTCATCCTGTAGCAAAGAGTGTCAACACGTCGTACCCAAGCAAGACGAGCAAAAGGTTCAGTTCATACCCCTATTATCTCTGATACAGAATCAGAGGTCCTCATCACTTTAGGAGCAAATGCAAGGGGATTTCTTGACTCAATCTGCTTGCGCGTGGTGAGGACAATTTCCTCGTGCACGGACTTGTTGAAGCAGTCTATACACGCGCACGGCTCCACACAGTAGACACCAGCAGCAAAGCACTCACAGTAACTGCACTTCATACTATGAATTAGCTATCCATTCCTAGTTTTTTAGGCTTATGCAAAATGTGGAACTTACAGTTTTAAACACTTTGATTTTTTACAACTGCATCGTTTACAAGATTCACCGTCTCCTCCTTGCACCGACTTGCGCCTGAATTATCAAATTCCAGCAATTTATGATCAAATGACTCAAGTGTAAAAACTAAATCTCCCTGTGAAAAGCTCACATACCTCCTTTTCTTTGGACTACTCGGATTGATATCTTCATTCGCGATATATCCAGATCCCCTGCTATGATCTTCCAGGAGAAGGCTTTCGAAGGTATCAACCCCACTTTCCAATAGGTAGCTGCTTAACAAGTCTTGGCTAGTAGTTGGAGGAGGAAAATGGGCAGATGAGCTCGATCCGATCAATAATCTACCAGAAGTTGATGACTCGTGAGTCGCTGCCAAAGCATTCAAATGCAAGCCGATCCCAGGCAGGAGACCAGAGCAATCACTTCCTGTCTTAGTCcgagctatttgcttgtccaaGGAAGCATTGCCATCAGAGTTTGTTAGCAGAAGAGGCGAATCACGAGCTGATCCATCCTCCATATTCTTCCTATGGCCTCCTGCCATCTCGAAGACAAGAGAGCGCCTTTTCATACCAGAaaaattctgcaaaggcatgTTTTCAATCATCCCAATTCCTTCTTCAGGCTGACTAGGCATGTTTTCAGCTGCGTTTCCTCGTTCACCACAAGCCGCTGCACCAAAGGATTGGACGTTCTGGATGGCATTCCTAATGCTCCTATAGAAAGCCGTTGCTGGATCAACAGACTCGTTGCAAGCCTTTGCCTTTGGTGATTCAAAGATGAATAGATCAGATGAATCAGCAATCAAACTGTCCCAACAGTTCCCAATAGTATTGCCTAACACCTCCGCTTTCGTCTCACTCATGTTTACACTCCTGTGGTTTTCCACAAATGCTGAAGAAGTGCAAGCATACTCTGCTACCTGTTTGGACTCAAGACCACTCAAGCCCGAGCCGACAATGTCCATCTCACAACTCAGCGTTTCTGCAAACTCGACTACAAGCTTCGAGCATACATAAGGTGGCTCACCAACCTTTTTACAATTTGCATCCGGATTTGACTCCTTGTGTTCGTCCAAGTTCATAGTGACTCCCTTGTTGCTCCCATCATCAGAGGAGAACTCGGGCTTTGATGGATCCGAAAGACTGTGCCTGGACACAGGAAACAACAATTACTACATAAAACACAAATGCATAAACTCAAGATTCAACATAGATTTTACGAAAGATGGAAATGTTACCTGCGAAGAAATCTAGATTCCCTGAGGGAAGCAAGATGGGGTGAACTGAAAACGGATGGAAGGGAAGAAAAGCTAAGTGGATTTATCGTCTGAGAGATGTGCATCGGTTTAACCGGCTTGATAGGGGAAAGATTGTTGAGGAAGCTAAAGACAGGGGAGTCCTGCATGTAACGAGGGGAATCATCAGAAAACAATATCACTGAAAATACACATGTAGACAAGTTAAGCCCTCCTGGTAGGCCGGGGGCAGCCGcccctagatccgccactgattTTAGTGCAGgaacacaacacacacacacaatcatAAAAGGATGAGAATTAAGCATGGTTTATGAATGTAAGCTCCATAATACTGGGAGAACGGGAGGTCTAATCTACTTATCAAATAACCAGACTCCCCCATATTTTCAAGGTTGATGGGCTGTCTAACAAGAAATACAGAAATTAAAGAAATTTGATCAATTGATCAGTTATTggtaagtaaaatcatactcAAACTGCGAATCAATGTGAAATAGAATTGAAAGGCATAAAGAAGCTTAAGGTGAATCTGAGATCTGCTGCCACACAATATGCATAATTGGACTTAGTAATCTCCCCAGAATTTTCAAATTCATATAAACATTGAAAATGCATACCAAATTTTGCCTAATCCATGAATAGCACCAGTTAAAAGGGAATAAAAAAAGCAAGATAAAGCTGCCAATGAAATCCACATTAGCATTGCCACAACAAAAAaatgcaagaaaacaaagagaTAATATGTCAATCAAATAATAGAATTCAACACCATGAAAGCTTTTTTATGAACAAAATTTATGTTATCAAACTTCACAAATCAGCAATCCACCCAAAAAAAATGAACTCAAGTAAAATGACAAAATCATTGCATGTTTCGGCAGAACCACCTGAAACCCAGTTTTCATCGATTTCGAAGCAAAACCAaaaacccacaataaaaaattcagaaaaGTGTTCCAATAAAACCTAATCAAACCTCAAATTTGGCAATGGAGTTGGCGATCTGGCTGTTCTTGCTTCTCTCTGGAGTTCCCATgacttctctctctcctctggAACTCTCACACCTCTCCCCCATCATTCTATCTATTCTCTATCCAACTCTGAAATTCTTGTCTGAATCAGACAACCACACACACTCTAAAAAAAGGACACActattcttttcttttgtttggtTTGTAAGAAACAAGGGGGTCAAACGAAGAAAGGAGCGGGAAACGAAGGTCAGCAACACAAACAATGATAAAGAAGGGATTTTTCTTCAAGAAAATAGAGACCCCACAAAAGATAAAgaagaaaacacacacacacagaggctaacaaagaaaaaggaaaaaagaaaacacactacacacagtCTCTCTGCAGTGCTGCGTTGTGGATGAAGTTATATATGCACAGCAAACTAAGCCAAAAAAGGGCTGTTGTTTGTTGGGAGGGAAAACAGTGACAAAAAAGTAACGTAAATAACGCTGAGGAAATTCAATGGCAAATGTATATATACAGATATTCTTTGATTATCTGCATTGTTGTTGACAATTATTCCACGTGGTTCATTTGATTTCAGTGATAGCTTTTGTTTGTTGCTAAATGATTTGGGTTTTACAGTTACGAATTGGTTTTGATTGTGTAAGAGGCGGTTTTATTCGAGCatattattattgttaattACGGAATAATTTTCATTTAAGAAAGGCATTAGTGCTCAATCATTGGCTTAACTATCAGTAAAACTATGCTTTATTGCCATCTGTTACTATTTCAGTAGATCCAATGTATATTAGATTttacattttcttattttaataaattagtaaattaGTATAGGCCCAGTTATAGaaatgttattattattatttcatttttatttatgttgacTATTTGATCTTAGGTCTCACACTTTATTCAGTCAAACAAttgatgtaattttatttaatttgttgaaaaggcaaatgtgattATGTTAATTGCACGATATTCAGGTACAAGGTTTGTGGCACAGTTATGATTTCATGTTAGTGCAGTAGTAACTAATTATTTTTGCAAACACGATTTGTTCTTTCTCTTCATGATTTTATCTATAATGATTCTGTTTTCTGTTAAAGCCATTCATGGCGGGTAATTTCCCATTTAGGTTTCTTGTTTTAACATTCAAaataggaaaaggaaaaggaaaagaaaagaaaagaaaaagatggatTGGAGGAGAAGCAATGAATAATGGAAAAAAGTATTTACTCTGACTCCAAAAGTAGCTACATGGAGTATATATACTGCAGCAATTCTATTACGAAGTAGccaaaaataatgtaaattgtAAAAGAACTACTACTATAAAGTTTGGTCAATTTTGATCTATCTCGTAACTTTTAAAAATGACcaattatatcataattttgacttttttctcaattgtctcgTGGCAAGAAATATCATCATGCTACATTTCTGAATTTATCAACGTAGTGCGTAcgtaatataaaaaaaataaagacataATGACTAAATGTATTAGAGGACGTTgtttatatagtagaatattaTGTTTGcatgatattttttgtttgccaaaaccatactccctccgtctgcattagaagtctcatttcatGGCGGCGCGAGTTTTAAAAAAGTTAAGAAAAAtgggtggaaaaagttagtgaaatgggAGTCCCACTTATATGTATtacttttaaatgaaatgtgagtggaatgagttagtggaatgtgagaccctattgccatttatggtaaaagtgaaccgaggcTCTTATTCACggatggactaaaatgaaaaaacaggactcctattcgcggacggagggagtagtacataATTTCCTCAAATCATTAACTATcagacaattgagaaaaatgtcaaagttatgatataattggtcattttttaaaattgctgGATGAACcagaatttgatcaaacttcGTGATTTTTTTATGCAAAATATGTTTTATTATCTAACCTATTATCAAGTACActactaaaataaagaaaatagaaaatgtcCATCTTAAGAACGTATCATCTTTGTGCACGatctaaaaaattaaatttgtggaCTCCGACCTAGTCAAGAAAGTTGTAATCGGCGTCTTAAGAACATAGCACGAtctaaaaaatcaaatttgtgGACTCCGACCTAGTCAAGAAAGTCGTAATCGGCATCTGAAGATGAGAACAAAGGCAGTAGCAATGACTACAACAGATAATGGACGAAAAACAAATGTAAATCCAAACCCTTAAAAATTGGGAGAAACTACCGTACCGTGCAATCAACGACAACTACAAATACCATAAGATGGAATTAGTAGATTTCCCAACCCTATAGTATCCACATTGACTAGGTGAATGCATGGTGTCaccaaaacaataaataaataaataaataaaaaataataaaagcagTGGAAAACATGCCAAAATAATAGAAATGGAATTAAATGTTGGCGCGCCGGAGAATTTAAACGTGTGGGACCATACGTGATCGGCCACGTGAGGTGTACAATTACTAACCGTGGTCCCGCTCGCACCTAATTATCTAACTTCAACGCCACAACATACATCTCGTGAAATTTGTATTTATTGTTAAAATGGCCATCATTATTTTGTACTCCATTTATTGTTGTCACATTTATGTTTGTTAAATTGGTCGATCGACACATGAATTTTTCTTGTCATTTTCTTGAAATGACTATGGCAGCACAAAATGTGCgagtgtttttaatttttaagtatACTATACATTTCTAGattattttaagattttaaatataatacagtatttcctttcttcctttgttgaatctttatttgcttttagCACTGATTTTAATGAATAAAAGAATGTTGATATAACTTCAAAAGAATAAGATAAGAACAGACCAGTAATTTTATTTGTCCTAATTTATTTCCACTTTAACCCCTTTTACTTTGACTAATTATTTCTTCTTTTCTGAATTGAATTGACACATTTACTGGTGGTTCCAATTCTATTTTGGACAGTCTTAATGTCACGTGACACCCTCACCTTCTTCTTTCTCCAAATATTTTACAGTATCAAACTTGAAATTAATAGTCAAAATCTTATGAAGTTCTTGTATTGTGTTTATGGTGTAGCACGTGACATTTTGATTCATGCTATTCATATTAATTTTCTTGAATCCATATAAGGGATAACGAAAAATACTCAAAGTCCCAATACTTATTTCTGTTCCATCCTTCTCTATAGAAGACAATTTCACTATTTCTTAGCTCTATCTCTAACTATACACTAAATCTCTTTTTTTTGAGTGAAAAACTTCTTTATTATATTGTAAACCAAACCCCTATTTTTGTGCTTTTCTACgaaaaaaataccaaatattGGTCTATTGCAAAAATTTTGTGTGACATATAATACTAAAAGTGGTGTACAATTTGAATTTGATGTAAGTGGTTggagtaaattattttttgatactacttatattaaaaaaatgagtttgaatttaGTATAAATGATTAAAGATGGTCTTATCCCTCCGAACGCCTAGCTCATTTTCAACCGAAGAGGGATTTATATTATCACATATTATATCATGATGATAGTATTACCCTCGGCCCATTGGGGTGAAATTGAGGAATGAGAAATGttaactttattttaaaatatagaaaatacaaaatatggaattggggaataatttttgaaaataaaataaaataaaataaattatgatgtggtttgttataattaattttggGGTACATAATGTGTTGTAGATGTTGAGC is a window from the Salvia splendens isolate huo1 unplaced genomic scaffold, SspV2 ctg1148, whole genome shotgun sequence genome containing:
- the LOC121788800 gene encoding protein tesmin/TSO1-like CXC 2 isoform X2 — translated: MMGERCESSRGEREVMGTPERSKNSQIANSIAKFEDSPVFSFLNNLSPIKPVKPMHISQTINPLSFSSLPSVFSSPHLASLRESRFLRRHSLSDPSKPEFSSDDGSNKGVTMNLDEHKESNPDANCKKVGEPPYVCSKLVVEFAETLSCEMDIVGSGLSGLESKQVAEYACTSSAFVENHRSVNMSETKAEVLGNTIGNCWDSLIADSSDLFIFESPKAKACNESVDPATAFYRSIRNAIQNVQSFGAAACGERGNAAENMPSQPEEGIGMIENMPLQNFSGMKRRSLVFEMAGGHRKNMEDGSARDSPLLLTNSDGNASLDKQIARTKTGSDCSGLLPGIGLHLNALAATHESSTSGRLLIGSSSSAHFPPPTTSQDLLSSYLLESGVDTFESLLLEDHSRGSGYIANEDINPSSPKKRRRKSVQGGDGESCKRCSCKKSKCLKLYCECFAAGVYCVEPCACIDCFNKSVHEEIVLTTRKQIESRNPLAFAPKVMRTSDSVSEIIGDDFANTPASARHKRGCNCKKSGCLKKYCECYQGGVGCSINCRCEGCKNAFGRKDAEHEDVEDENDTTEKAALDSYKASIHDELDQRKRPPRAYVPPSSSYSGFGNSSLAFPPPAPKWRPHLEGGDEMPHFLAGGGGGGSPNRKRVTPPQTLTGPRSSRKLVLQSIPLFPSLASNQ
- the LOC121788800 gene encoding protein tesmin/TSO1-like CXC 2 isoform X3 is translated as MMGERCESSRGEREVMGTPERSKNSQIANSIAKFEDSPVFSFLNNLSPIKPVKPMHISQTINPLSFSSLPSVFSSPHLASLRESRFLRRHSLSDPSKPEFSSDDGSNKGVTMNLDEHKESNPDANCKKVGEPPYVCSKLVVEFAETLSCEMDIVGSGLSGLESKQVAEYACTSSAFVENHRSVNMSETKAEVLGNTIGNCWDSLIADSSDLFIFESPKAKACNESVDPATAFYRSIRNAIQNVQSFGAAACGERGNAAENMPSQPEEGIGMIENMPLQNFSGMKRRSLVFEMAGGHRKNMEDGSARDSPLLLTNSDGNASLDKQIARTKTGSDCSGLLPGIGLHLNALAATHESSTSGRLLIGSSSSAHFPPPTTSQDLLSSYLLESGVDTFESLLLEDHSRGSGYIANEDINPSSPKKRRRKSVQGGDGESCKRCSCKKSKCLKLYCECFAAGVYCVEPCACIDCFNKSVHEEIVLTTRKQIESRNPLAFAPKVMRTSDSVSEIIGDDFANTPASARHKRGCNCKKSGCLKKYCECYQGGVGCSINCRCEGCKNAFGRKDEHEDVEDENDTTEKAALDSYKASIHDELDQRKRPPRAYVPPSSSYSGFGNSSLAFPPPAPKWRPHLEGGDEMPHFLAGGGGGGSPNRKRVTPPQTLTGPRSSRKLVLQSIPLFPSLASNQ
- the LOC121788800 gene encoding protein tesmin/TSO1-like CXC 2 isoform X1; this encodes MMGERCESSRGEREVMGTPERSKNSQIANSIAKFEDSPVFSFLNNLSPIKPVKPMHISQTINPLSFSSLPSVFSSPHLASLRESRFLRRHSLSDPSKPEFSSDDGSNKGVTMNLDEHKESNPDANCKKVGEPPYVCSKLVVEFAETLSCEMDIVGSGLSGLESKQVAEYACTSSAFVENHRSVNMSETKAEVLGNTIGNCWDSLIADSSDLFIFESPKAKACNESVDPATAFYRSIRNAIQNVQSFGAAACGERGNAAENMPSQPEEGIGMIENMPLQNFSGMKRRSLVFEMAGGHRKNMEDGSARDSPLLLTNSDGNASLDKQIARTKTGSDCSGLLPGIGLHLNALAATHESSTSGRLLIGSSSSAHFPPPTTSQDLLSSYLLESGVDTFESLLLEDHSRGSGYIANEDINPSSPKKRRRKSVQGGDGESCKRCSCKKSKCLKLYCECFAAGVYCVEPCACIDCFNKSVHEEIVLTTRKQIESRNPLAFAPKVMRTSDSVSEIIGDDFANTPASARHKRGCNCKKSGCLKKYCECYQGGVGCSINCRCEGCKNAFGRKDGSCASAEHEDVEDENDTTEKAALDSYKASIHDELDQRKRPPRAYVPPSSSYSGFGNSSLAFPPPAPKWRPHLEGGDEMPHFLAGGGGGGSPNRKRVTPPQTLTGPRSSRKLVLQSIPLFPSLASNQ